One window from the genome of Marinobacter sp. es.048 encodes:
- the pdsR gene encoding proteobacterial dedicated sortase system response regulator: MKKHVVLIEDEPAIRDNYRAAFERRGYRVSAHGDRASAWQVLRQSVPDLAIIDVGLGDEPEGGFALCQDLRSMSQTLPIIFLTARDSDIDSVHGLRLGADDYVTKDMSLDHLLARVTALLRRADAWAEALQKPDEVLQRGKLTLNVDRMTVAWGETPIDLTVTEFWMLYSLVQHPGHVRSREQLMEAASTVLDDNTVTSHIKRIRRKFLQLDEAFDGIQTAYGMGYRWNAREV, translated from the coding sequence ATGAAAAAACACGTTGTACTGATCGAAGACGAACCCGCCATCCGCGACAACTACCGAGCCGCGTTCGAGCGCCGTGGCTATCGCGTGAGCGCCCATGGCGACCGGGCTTCCGCCTGGCAGGTGCTGCGCCAGTCGGTGCCCGACCTGGCCATTATCGACGTCGGCCTCGGCGATGAACCGGAAGGGGGCTTTGCCCTGTGCCAGGATCTGAGGTCAATGTCCCAGACCCTGCCGATCATCTTCCTGACCGCCCGCGACAGCGACATCGATTCCGTTCATGGCCTGCGCCTCGGCGCCGACGACTACGTCACCAAGGACATGAGCCTGGACCACCTGCTGGCCCGGGTTACCGCCCTGCTCAGGCGGGCCGATGCCTGGGCCGAAGCCCTCCAGAAGCCGGACGAGGTTCTCCAGCGGGGCAAGCTCACCCTCAATGTGGATCGCATGACGGTCGCCTGGGGCGAGACGCCCATCGACCTGACCGTCACCGAATTCTGGATGCTGTACTCACTGGTCCAACACCCTGGCCATGTCCGCAGTCGCGAGCAGCTGATGGAAGCCGCCAGCACAGTGCTGGACGACAATACGGTTACCTCCCACATCAAACGCATCCGCCGCAAGTTCCTGCAACTGGATGAGGCCTTTGATGGCATCCAGACAGCTTACGGCATGGGTTATCGCTGGAATGCCCGTGAGGTCTGA
- a CDS encoding class GN sortase, whose translation MTRLMLLLLTSSATLLVFGLWIPLKAVIAQELLAIAWAESQARQTESRPWPWADTWPVARLAIPELNDSMIVLADTHGESLAFGPGRLTGSEDTGGTVIIAGHRDTHFRSLKLLETGNELRLQARDGRWQSYLVEGARVVDSRSELIDTQSLPEGTLLLVTCYPFDSVDAGGPLRYVIRASAKGKQRDQIDTVAGI comes from the coding sequence ATGACACGGCTTATGCTTCTGTTATTGACCAGCTCTGCTACCTTGTTGGTATTCGGGTTATGGATTCCGCTCAAGGCGGTTATTGCCCAGGAATTACTGGCGATCGCCTGGGCGGAAAGCCAGGCCCGGCAGACGGAATCGCGCCCCTGGCCCTGGGCGGACACCTGGCCGGTGGCCCGACTGGCTATTCCGGAGCTGAACGACTCGATGATTGTTCTGGCTGATACCCACGGCGAGAGCCTGGCCTTCGGTCCGGGCCGGTTAACCGGCAGCGAAGATACTGGCGGAACCGTGATTATTGCCGGACACCGGGATACCCATTTCCGGAGCCTGAAATTGCTGGAAACCGGCAATGAGCTTCGCCTGCAAGCCCGGGATGGCCGATGGCAGAGTTACCTCGTTGAAGGTGCCCGGGTGGTGGACAGCCGTTCAGAGCTGATCGATACCCAGAGTTTGCCGGAGGGTACGCTTCTGCTGGTGACCTGTTACCCGTTCGACAGTGTCGACGCCGGTGGGCCACTGCGATACGTCATCAGGGCCTCGGCAAAGGGCAAGCAAAGGGATCAAATTGACACTGTTGCCGGAATATAA
- a CDS encoding GlsB/YeaQ/YmgE family stress response membrane protein: MNLILFLIIGGVAGWLAGLIMKGRGFGILANIGIGIVGSFLGGFVFRLLGLAAQGAVGELVTATVGAVLLLAIVSAIKKA; encoded by the coding sequence ATGAATCTGATTCTGTTTTTGATTATCGGCGGTGTGGCCGGTTGGCTGGCTGGTTTGATCATGAAGGGCCGCGGCTTTGGCATTCTTGCCAACATCGGTATTGGTATTGTCGGCTCGTTTCTCGGCGGTTTTGTGTTCCGCCTTCTGGGTCTGGCGGCCCAGGGTGCTGTTGGTGAGCTGGTGACCGCAACGGTAGGCGCTGTGTTGCTTCTCGCTATCGTTAGTGCAATCAAGAAGGCCTGA
- a CDS encoding OmpA family protein produces the protein MTVLVLDNPGLIANAAMAAGFTAVTYEAGTRRPHRMKFHYGFNKHSLDNDDIAFLQQHAAYLKEHPSVSVRIHGHSDNFGSEDYNQFLSRLRANAVARSLIQEGVEESRILMTHWGSARPLARPEDRAANRRVELEYMDMDVARAL, from the coding sequence ATGACCGTACTTGTATTGGATAACCCGGGCCTGATCGCCAATGCAGCGATGGCCGCAGGCTTCACCGCTGTCACTTACGAAGCCGGAACCAGGCGCCCGCACCGCATGAAGTTCCACTACGGCTTCAACAAGCACTCACTGGACAATGATGACATTGCCTTCCTGCAACAGCACGCCGCCTACCTGAAGGAGCATCCTTCCGTGAGCGTTCGGATTCATGGTCATTCCGACAACTTCGGTTCGGAGGATTACAACCAGTTCCTGTCACGATTGCGGGCCAACGCAGTGGCTCGAAGTCTCATTCAGGAAGGCGTGGAGGAATCCAGGATACTGATGACCCACTGGGGCTCAGCCCGCCCCCTGGCAAGGCCGGAAGACCGGGCAGCCAATCGCCGCGTTGAACTGGAATACATGGACATGGATGTCGCCCGGGCACTCTGA
- a CDS encoding lysophospholipid acyltransferase family protein, translating to MGVIRKFLAWLSVPIICLFALVFYVARPFNPDNNRFLARAVARFGRAVLGMKRPLEGWANMPQDRPTVVIANHQHNDDLFVVGDLLPPRTVTVGKSALVWVPFFGQVFWLGGNVILNRGRSHKAIAVMKATSSAIARDRKSLWVFPEGTRSRGRGLQKFKKGAFHAAVASGAPITMVCVQEYADEAKGWSGRRESVAIRVLPPIETEGLRADDIPELIERCHKKMSETIATL from the coding sequence ATGGGTGTTATCAGAAAATTTCTTGCATGGTTGAGTGTGCCGATAATCTGTCTGTTCGCGTTGGTTTTCTACGTGGCAAGACCTTTTAATCCGGACAACAACCGTTTCCTGGCGCGTGCTGTAGCTCGTTTCGGTCGGGCAGTTCTGGGTATGAAGCGACCGCTGGAAGGCTGGGCGAATATGCCGCAGGACCGGCCCACCGTCGTCATTGCCAACCACCAGCACAATGACGATCTGTTTGTGGTGGGCGACCTGTTGCCGCCGCGCACCGTAACGGTCGGTAAGTCGGCTCTTGTGTGGGTGCCTTTCTTTGGCCAGGTGTTCTGGCTTGGCGGCAACGTCATCCTCAATCGCGGACGCTCCCACAAGGCCATTGCGGTTATGAAAGCCACGAGCAGTGCCATCGCCCGGGATCGGAAAAGCCTCTGGGTTTTCCCCGAAGGCACTCGCAGCAGAGGCCGGGGACTGCAAAAATTCAAGAAGGGCGCGTTTCACGCAGCGGTGGCATCCGGAGCGCCCATCACCATGGTGTGTGTTCAGGAATATGCCGATGAGGCCAAGGGCTGGAGTGGCCGGCGTGAGTCGGTGGCCATTCGGGTTCTGCCGCCCATCGAAACCGAGGGCCTCAGGGCTGACGATATTCCGGAGCTGATCGAGCGTTGCCACAAAAAAATGTCGGAGACGATTGCCACACTCTAA
- a CDS encoding DUF2202 domain-containing protein produces the protein MNAKTFTTAALIGSMFLASATFAAGGPRNSDGGGRSAETANSEDLTNIEVSDLQFMREEEKLARDVYLTMDQYWGDRTQVFARIALSEESHTSTVDYLLKKFDVEDPVVNDTIGVFTNQELQALYDELVAKGKNSFVDGLFVGGLIEEKDMRDILAAINQTDERAIILAYSNLLDGSKSHLEAFVSVIEAQGLTYEPQVLDAEEVELILTDESQVED, from the coding sequence ATGAACGCAAAAACCTTCACCACTGCCGCACTCATTGGTTCGATGTTTCTTGCCAGCGCTACATTCGCTGCAGGCGGTCCGCGCAACAGCGACGGCGGGGGTCGATCGGCAGAAACTGCCAATTCGGAAGATCTGACCAACATTGAGGTGAGCGATCTGCAGTTCATGCGGGAAGAGGAAAAGCTGGCCCGAGACGTTTATCTCACAATGGACCAGTACTGGGGCGACAGAACGCAGGTATTCGCCAGAATCGCGCTGTCCGAAGAATCTCATACCAGCACCGTAGACTACCTGTTGAAAAAATTCGATGTTGAAGATCCGGTAGTGAATGACACGATCGGCGTATTCACCAATCAGGAACTTCAGGCCCTATATGACGAATTGGTTGCCAAGGGAAAAAACTCGTTTGTTGATGGCCTGTTCGTAGGAGGCCTGATCGAAGAGAAGGATATGAGAGATATTCTGGCCGCGATTAATCAAACCGATGAGCGCGCCATCATTCTTGCCTATTCCAACCTGCTGGATGGCTCAAAAAGCCACCTGGAAGCCTTTGTGAGCGTGATCGAGGCACAGGGACTGACCTATGAGCCTCAGGTGCTGGATGCGGAAGAAGTAGAACTTATCCTGACGGATGAGAGCCAGGTTGAAGACTGA
- a CDS encoding rhomboid family intramembrane serine protease, which produces MLIIPAENAINWKRPPWVTLGLIMACLLVFLFYQGGDSRKLEQAVEQYLAADLHELEAPAYEDYLQRQIQFQGEESRVYELQQFQQLREENENFWLAINLMMDREFYQYLLQNRDVIWAPAERAHWQEQRGAIEQEYLQKLSANQLGLVPADLSLYTLITYQFLHGGWGHIIGNLIFLFLLGFTVEKALGPGRYLIAYLVCGALSGLMFTAVSAGSYVPLVGASGSISGLMGMYVAIYGLQKIRFFYFLGVYFNYFRAPAIALLPVWVGKEIYDYWYAGATGIAYMAHAGGLIAGAGLVWLLGKSWLQVREEFFEPEEEEQDARFTTGYAQAMASLGRMEFDLAKRQFEALREHYPERHILLEHLYQLAKLRPDLPEYRDRAKELMNDALSRRQPEQMIAIWQEYLGKGESYQPLAAEDHNRVLFTSLKQHDLKAAEKAFERLRSTGDDMLTTEACRLLVEEFEKRQMAPKARHYRQLLQAN; this is translated from the coding sequence ATGCTGATTATCCCCGCCGAAAACGCCATCAACTGGAAACGCCCGCCCTGGGTCACCCTTGGCCTGATCATGGCTTGCCTGCTGGTTTTTCTGTTTTATCAGGGGGGCGACAGCCGGAAACTCGAGCAGGCGGTTGAGCAATATCTGGCCGCCGATCTTCACGAGCTGGAAGCGCCGGCTTACGAGGATTATCTGCAACGGCAAATCCAGTTTCAGGGCGAAGAGAGCCGGGTCTACGAGCTTCAGCAGTTCCAGCAGCTTCGGGAAGAGAACGAAAATTTCTGGCTGGCCATCAACCTGATGATGGACCGGGAGTTCTACCAGTATCTGCTCCAGAACCGGGATGTCATCTGGGCGCCGGCGGAGCGGGCGCACTGGCAGGAACAGCGCGGCGCCATCGAACAGGAATACCTCCAGAAACTCAGTGCCAACCAGCTTGGTCTGGTGCCGGCGGATCTGTCGCTGTATACCCTGATTACCTACCAGTTTCTACACGGCGGCTGGGGCCACATTATCGGTAACCTGATCTTCCTGTTCCTGCTCGGATTTACCGTTGAGAAAGCCCTTGGGCCAGGCCGGTACCTGATTGCCTACCTGGTATGCGGGGCCCTTTCCGGTCTGATGTTTACCGCGGTTTCTGCAGGTAGCTATGTGCCTCTGGTGGGTGCCTCGGGCTCGATCTCCGGCCTGATGGGCATGTACGTGGCCATTTACGGGCTACAGAAAATCCGTTTCTTCTACTTTCTTGGCGTTTACTTCAACTATTTCCGTGCTCCGGCTATCGCCCTGCTACCGGTGTGGGTGGGCAAGGAAATCTACGATTACTGGTATGCCGGTGCCACCGGTATCGCCTACATGGCCCATGCTGGCGGTCTGATCGCAGGTGCCGGTCTGGTCTGGCTGCTTGGCAAAAGCTGGCTGCAGGTGCGAGAGGAATTTTTCGAGCCCGAAGAGGAAGAGCAGGATGCCCGGTTTACCACCGGTTACGCCCAGGCCATGGCCAGCCTTGGCCGGATGGAGTTCGATCTGGCGAAGCGGCAGTTCGAAGCCCTGCGCGAGCATTACCCCGAACGCCATATTCTGCTGGAACACCTCTACCAGCTGGCCAAACTCCGGCCGGATCTGCCCGAGTACCGTGACCGCGCCAAAGAATTGATGAACGATGCCCTGAGCCGCCGACAGCCAGAACAGATGATTGCCATCTGGCAGGAATACCTCGGCAAGGGGGAGAGTTATCAGCCGCTCGCTGCGGAGGATCATAACCGGGTGCTGTTCACCAGTCTCAAACAGCATGATCTCAAGGCTGCCGAGAAAGCTTTCGAGCGGCTCAGGAGCACCGGCGATGACATGCTGACAACCGAGGCCTGTCGGTTGTTGGTGGAAGAGTTTGAGAAGCGTCAGATGGCACCCAAAGCACGCCATTATCGCCAATTATTGCAGGCCAATTGA
- a CDS encoding MAPEG family protein, protein MIVPVTGVFAAVIGILLLVLSAQVVKFRLKYKKGLGITDDRDFEAAVRAHANLVEYAPLGLIMLAIAELNGVASGLIYWTGMALVVGRILHAFGMINGRGGTHWARMVGILLTWLAILVTALLLFWNVWQVYG, encoded by the coding sequence ATGATCGTACCCGTAACCGGAGTGTTTGCCGCAGTCATCGGCATTCTTTTACTGGTGTTGTCGGCTCAGGTCGTCAAATTTCGTCTGAAGTATAAAAAGGGCCTCGGCATCACCGATGACCGGGATTTCGAGGCGGCGGTCCGGGCCCACGCCAACCTGGTGGAGTACGCCCCCCTTGGCCTGATCATGCTCGCCATCGCCGAGCTCAACGGCGTTGCCAGCGGGCTGATCTACTGGACCGGCATGGCGCTGGTGGTTGGCCGCATTCTCCATGCGTTTGGAATGATCAACGGCCGTGGTGGCACCCACTGGGCCCGCATGGTTGGCATCTTGCTGACCTGGCTGGCGATTCTGGTGACAGCGCTATTGCTGTTTTGGAATGTCTGGCAGGTCTATGGCTAG
- a CDS encoding ATP-binding protein, which produces MNLKRQLFVASLLMLLIPWAGLQFVLELDDALRQQARQQLQAQAERLAETAGDQIIGTPVIRPGEPAIYVEPLAGNLNLDGYGDDWPGYDEESQARNWQSLINSKAGEPSLQWQAVTDRRNLYLLIRVNHRQPVFFNPGSPDQSHDRLRLWLEPAPGNLAPDAIRTSWLLRTPAPGQLYGLEEQSRQPDYRLSGFLQATGQGWQLELKLPMPADRSRLGFAALWGNDQVTGISTPVDPLPILVSRNLTLERQLEPQLNQGQRVRLIEPAGWVIARQQPGSATKTPEFDSLSPLQVVEQISLNALRGLVRLYQPEPTAIETGTNRVLAEALPETGLVRHEDDSIWLLTTREVFGGRTLILEQSLDQLLTLSGSTLGSVIARSTLIIVALTLALLGYASRLSWRITRLQRAVSASIDEDGRITGRVPDARSKDELGQLQRHFSLMVDRLHGYNRYLESFSRRLSHELKTPVAVVRSSLENLNHSDSEEERRQYIERATSATERLRQILHGMSEAARLEQSLDHADKEQFDLAEVAAEATAAYQALDSSHQIRYSGPEAGCAITGSPELMVQLLDKLVDNARDFTPQDGLIEVGLEITPEGLRLSVFNQGSALPEDTTTDIFSPFVSMREGQEQGHLGQGLLIVSLIADYHGARAEARNHTQGGIDGVSFRVIIPAIHS; this is translated from the coding sequence TTGAACCTCAAGCGCCAGCTGTTCGTCGCCAGCCTGCTGATGCTGCTGATTCCCTGGGCAGGCCTTCAGTTTGTCCTGGAGCTGGACGACGCCCTTCGACAACAGGCCCGGCAACAACTCCAGGCCCAGGCAGAAAGACTGGCCGAAACCGCAGGCGATCAGATCATCGGCACGCCGGTCATCCGGCCCGGCGAACCCGCCATCTACGTGGAACCGCTGGCTGGCAATCTGAATCTGGATGGTTACGGCGACGACTGGCCAGGCTATGACGAGGAAAGCCAGGCCAGAAACTGGCAAAGCCTCATCAACAGCAAAGCCGGAGAGCCCTCTCTTCAATGGCAGGCTGTGACTGATCGACGGAACCTGTACCTGCTGATTCGCGTCAACCATCGGCAACCCGTGTTCTTCAACCCGGGCAGCCCGGATCAGTCACATGACCGGCTCAGACTCTGGCTGGAACCTGCACCCGGCAACCTTGCTCCGGACGCTATCCGGACATCCTGGCTGCTGCGCACGCCGGCTCCGGGCCAGCTTTACGGTCTTGAAGAACAAAGCCGCCAGCCCGACTATCGCCTCTCCGGCTTTTTGCAGGCCACCGGCCAGGGCTGGCAACTGGAACTGAAACTGCCCATGCCTGCCGACCGCAGCCGCCTGGGTTTCGCGGCCCTATGGGGCAATGACCAGGTAACGGGTATCTCCACGCCCGTTGATCCGCTGCCAATTCTGGTCAGTCGCAATCTGACCCTGGAGCGCCAGCTGGAGCCACAACTGAACCAGGGCCAGCGGGTTCGCCTGATTGAACCGGCCGGATGGGTGATCGCAAGGCAGCAGCCTGGCTCTGCGACGAAAACACCCGAGTTCGACAGCCTCAGTCCGCTTCAGGTGGTCGAGCAGATCAGTCTCAATGCGCTCCGTGGCCTGGTACGCCTCTACCAGCCGGAACCCACAGCAATTGAAACCGGCACAAACCGGGTGTTAGCTGAGGCGCTCCCGGAGACCGGGCTGGTCCGTCATGAGGATGACAGTATCTGGCTGCTGACTACCCGGGAGGTCTTCGGTGGCCGCACGCTGATTCTGGAACAGTCACTGGACCAGCTTCTGACTCTGTCCGGCTCAACGCTCGGTTCGGTGATTGCCCGCAGCACCCTCATCATTGTGGCTCTGACGCTGGCTCTTCTGGGCTATGCCAGCCGGCTGTCCTGGCGGATAACCCGGCTGCAGCGGGCCGTCAGTGCCAGCATTGACGAAGACGGACGGATCACCGGCAGAGTGCCGGATGCCCGAAGCAAGGACGAACTGGGCCAGTTGCAGCGGCACTTCAGCCTGATGGTGGATCGCCTCCACGGCTACAACCGCTATCTGGAGAGTTTCTCCAGGCGACTGTCCCACGAGCTGAAGACCCCCGTCGCGGTGGTCCGTTCCTCTCTGGAAAACCTCAACCATAGCGACTCGGAAGAAGAACGCAGGCAGTACATTGAACGGGCGACCTCAGCCACCGAACGCCTCCGGCAGATACTCCACGGCATGAGTGAAGCTGCACGGCTTGAACAAAGCCTGGACCATGCGGATAAAGAACAGTTTGATCTGGCGGAAGTGGCCGCCGAAGCCACGGCCGCCTACCAGGCCCTCGATAGCAGCCACCAGATTCGCTACTCAGGGCCCGAGGCGGGCTGCGCGATCACCGGTTCTCCGGAGCTGATGGTGCAACTGCTCGACAAGCTGGTGGACAACGCCCGGGATTTCACGCCGCAGGATGGCCTGATTGAAGTGGGCCTGGAAATCACGCCAGAGGGCCTGCGCCTGTCCGTTTTCAATCAGGGCTCGGCACTGCCGGAAGACACCACAACCGACATCTTCAGCCCGTTTGTCTCGATGCGAGAGGGCCAGGAACAGGGCCATCTGGGGCAGGGTTTGCTGATCGTGAGCCTGATTGCCGACTACCATGGTGCCCGGGCCGAAGCCCGGAACCACACCCAAGGTGGCATTGACGGCGTAAGCTTCCGGGTTATTATCCCAGCCATCCATTCTTGA
- a CDS encoding marine proteobacterial sortase target protein — translation MIISSSPLRLFAPAPVARRQRLRFKRFLEGVSLWLAVLLMLFVHPLYAEASEADNVGQLHFVDGQGQWQEPALVLDSEFEIQVSGLIADTRLLRSFRNTSDQWREGIFVFPLPEKASVYGLTMKVGERTIEGKVQPKETAGRTYEKAKQAGQHAANVEQQRPNLFTARVANIPPGETVSVALKYQQPVQYQAGVFELTLPTTLTPRYMPGSPVRSAPDQWQGGWALRTTQVPDAPAISPFTVNPDDVAADSHRAVINLVIDSGLPIESVSSPSHRLASSQDGQAFRVRPDGGEILMNRDFVVRWRPAAGLEPSAAVFHQSWEGKDYLMAMLVPGENGTMVLPRDLVFVIDTSGSMAGESIRQARDALQAGLETLTPRDRFNVIQFNSQTHSLFMQPEVATGNNLARARQYVDRLRADGGTEMAPALSRALESAGGAEDEARVRQVIFITDGAVGNEAALFRQIRQQLGNQRLFTVGIGSAPNRHFMREAARWGRGTYTAIRSPSDVDGPLQALFSAMESPVLTDIRVNWPGQKAGQESFPRRPGDLFQGEPLIHVVRGVPAMGQLKVSGRLPGGRDWTRTLDLQQAASATGLHRHWAREKIDSLEDEAKVAGREPDKASLTELAVQHGLMSAYTSFVAVDTTTARSSETPMLSDSLPTLLPAGSQAGMLRYPQTATSAPLLIALGLVGLMFSLAIALLQRRAFS, via the coding sequence ATGATTATTTCCAGTTCTCCTCTCAGGCTTTTTGCTCCAGCCCCTGTTGCCAGACGCCAGCGACTGCGTTTCAAGCGCTTTCTGGAGGGTGTCAGCCTCTGGCTGGCAGTTTTGCTGATGCTGTTTGTTCACCCCCTCTATGCCGAAGCCAGTGAGGCAGACAACGTCGGCCAATTGCATTTTGTCGACGGCCAGGGGCAATGGCAGGAACCGGCGCTGGTGCTGGACAGCGAGTTCGAGATACAGGTCAGCGGGTTGATTGCCGACACCCGGTTGCTGCGCAGTTTCCGGAATACCAGTGACCAGTGGCGGGAAGGCATTTTCGTGTTCCCGTTGCCCGAGAAGGCCAGTGTCTATGGTCTGACCATGAAAGTGGGGGAGCGGACCATTGAGGGCAAGGTGCAGCCGAAGGAGACGGCGGGACGGACCTATGAAAAAGCAAAACAGGCCGGGCAGCATGCGGCGAATGTCGAGCAGCAGCGGCCGAATCTGTTTACCGCCCGGGTTGCCAATATTCCCCCTGGGGAGACGGTCTCGGTGGCGCTGAAGTACCAGCAGCCGGTGCAGTATCAGGCCGGGGTGTTCGAACTCACTTTGCCAACCACGCTAACGCCGCGTTATATGCCGGGTTCGCCGGTCCGCTCTGCACCCGACCAGTGGCAGGGCGGATGGGCGCTGCGGACAACCCAGGTGCCGGACGCCCCTGCCATCAGCCCGTTTACGGTCAACCCGGATGATGTGGCAGCCGACAGCCATCGGGCGGTGATCAATCTGGTGATTGATTCCGGGCTGCCGATTGAGAGCGTCTCCAGCCCATCGCACCGCCTTGCTTCCAGCCAGGACGGACAGGCATTCAGGGTTCGTCCCGATGGCGGTGAGATTTTGATGAACCGTGATTTTGTGGTGCGCTGGCGCCCGGCTGCGGGGCTGGAACCTTCCGCAGCGGTGTTTCACCAGTCGTGGGAAGGGAAGGACTATCTCATGGCCATGCTGGTGCCCGGCGAAAACGGCACCATGGTCCTGCCCCGGGATCTGGTGTTCGTGATCGATACCTCCGGTTCCATGGCGGGGGAATCGATTCGCCAGGCTCGAGATGCCCTTCAGGCCGGTCTGGAAACGCTGACGCCAAGGGACCGGTTCAATGTCATCCAGTTCAACAGTCAGACCCACTCGCTGTTTATGCAGCCGGAAGTGGCGACCGGCAATAACCTTGCCCGGGCCCGGCAGTATGTGGATCGCCTTCGCGCCGACGGCGGAACGGAAATGGCGCCTGCGCTGTCCAGAGCCCTGGAAAGCGCAGGCGGGGCTGAAGACGAAGCCCGGGTGCGTCAGGTCATTTTCATTACCGATGGTGCCGTGGGTAATGAGGCTGCGCTGTTCCGGCAGATCCGTCAGCAACTGGGCAACCAGCGGTTGTTTACCGTGGGTATTGGCTCAGCGCCGAACCGGCACTTCATGCGGGAGGCCGCCCGCTGGGGGCGCGGCACCTACACTGCGATCCGCTCGCCTTCCGATGTAGACGGTCCGCTGCAGGCCCTGTTTTCGGCCATGGAGTCACCGGTTCTGACCGATATCCGCGTCAACTGGCCCGGCCAGAAAGCCGGTCAGGAGTCGTTTCCGAGACGCCCGGGCGATTTGTTCCAGGGCGAACCGCTGATTCATGTGGTTCGGGGCGTCCCGGCCATGGGGCAGCTAAAGGTGTCGGGGCGCCTACCAGGTGGCAGGGACTGGACCAGAACGCTGGACCTGCAGCAGGCCGCTTCCGCGACCGGACTTCATCGGCACTGGGCGAGGGAGAAAATTGACAGTTTGGAGGATGAGGCGAAGGTCGCTGGCCGGGAGCCGGATAAGGCCAGCCTGACCGAGCTGGCGGTTCAGCACGGCCTGATGTCTGCCTACACCAGTTTTGTGGCCGTGGATACCACGACGGCCCGGAGTTCAGAGACGCCAATGTTATCGGACAGCCTGCCCACCCTGCTGCCAGCGGGCAGCCAGGCGGGCATGCTGCGCTATCCGCAGACCGCAACCTCGGCGCCATTGCTGATCGCGCTCGGCCTGGTTGGGCTGATGTTCTCCCTGGCGATTGCGCTGCTACAGAGGAGGGCGTTCTCATGA